AActtcaatatatattgtttcttcttttttttttcctcttttccctttttgttttctttttgttcttcttcgtttgttgatttttctttttcctccctTTGTTGCTGATTTTTTTCTCTCCctccttttattaatttatatatagttatgtatatgtgtgtatgtgtgtatgaAAGAGTTGGATTGGTGCAGTGAGGTGTGGGGTGAGTGGAGAGAAATGGTGAAGTGGGGGTGAGATAATGGGTAGGTTAAtttcaatgatttattatttgtttgttataaaataataataatattaattaagaaaaattaaatagctagattaaataaataaaaaaattaaaatcactaatttattaaaactttgaatgaataaatcaaaatataccttaaagtgtgattctattttttgtggtttttatATCTTTcgaaaataaacttaataaaataagataaaactcaaaatatttataaaaaatatttaagctctaAAAAGGGTATAAAACATAAATTCGATCAAAAATTACATGTTTACAGTTTGCCCCTCTTTGGCTGAAATCACAAAGTGTTTTCAAACAAAGTGACAAGTTTTGACCGAACTCTTATTTGAAAGACCAAAATTTATGCGACCGAGTCCTTGTTTTGGACAGCCTACATATCCCAGGTTATAAGGGAATCAAGTCACGTATAGTTCAAGGAGATGAGGTGATGAGTTGGAGTTAACTGAGGTTCCATCGAGGCTCTAGATCGCGACTCTTAtccttacataaaaatataaaattgaaagctaatagtgaaaagaaaaacaaatgtacAAACTTCTATCCATGCAGCATTTCTTGAATCTTCActtgaattttgactttaaGATATCACCTTGATTTTTAGGTGAATATCTTAACCTAGAACTGGAATGTAGGCTCAACATGCCACTTAGACGGAACTTTTGACATTCTTCAAAatgataatttgaaaaatgcCCTTGAAAAGCTGCGTGTTTTCTTGATCAAAAGTTAACTAGTAAAAAATGTGAGGAAGTAAGGTCCTACATGCATTGAAGAAGCTAATTATAACCATCATGGAATTGAtcattctaaaaaaattgaaactttgttcttgaattttaaaTCCACGTCTCGCTTGGGAAAACCTGAAAACcaccacaaacaaaaaataaataaaatttttgccCTAGTTTTCACTGGGAAAATTTTTGTGAATTattagcaaatataaatataaaacattaacTCCGACGAGGAAGTGTTTTTTTAGGAGAAAATACACTAAAAATctagactaggaagtgtttatcatATGATAAAGTAATCTAATCACATTATCTAGgtgggtcctgctagtcccattatctaggagggtcctgctagttccattatccaggagggtcccgCTAGTCCTATTATCCAAGAGGGACCTGCTAGTCCCTTTATCCAGGAGGTCCTGTTAATCCCATTATCAAGGAGGGTCCtgttagtcccattatccaagagtgtcctgctaatcccattatcaaggagggtcctgctagttcTATTATCAAGGAcagtcctgctaatcccataatctaggagggtcctactaatcccattatccaggagggtcttGTTAGTCCTATTATCTAGGAGGGTACttctagtcccattatccaggagggtcctgctagtttCATTAtgcaggagggtcctgctaatcccattatctaggagggtcatgctagtcccattatccaggagggtcctgctagtacCATTATCCAGGAAGGTCCTGTTAATCCTATTATCCAGAAGGGTcatgctagtcccattatccaggtgGGTCTTGCTAGTCCccttatccaggagggtcctgctaataaaattttcaacaaactaATAATACCAACGAACATTGTGAATGTTATCTTCATTATTTGGCAGTTCCTTCaaggaaataataataataataataataataaataaaataaatattccaacATTCAGGTAATtgctattttgatatatattagccaattttcatataatattccACAAGTCTTTATTGTAGGGTTTCCATTTCTCTCGTTGTAGACTAGGTTGAACATCTAGGTTCCTCGAATCTTCAATCTTGAAACAACTTGTGTCCCTGCTTCAACAAAGAAAGTTCGTCAGTTTGAAAAGgtggtggttggtttgtggTTGCATCTTTTGACAAGGGTGACTCAAACACTTGTGACGCTTTGGTTGTTTCAAACGGTCAATACTTCTTATTGATTTTCAtccaaattttcttattttgggaCCTAAATCCAATGTCTTTATCTCACAACACTCATTGTTTAGCCTTCATAGAATCAGAGAATTTTAGAATTCAACACTTGAAGACAGATTATAAATCATTAGCCTGATGCTTCGCCTAGTACCATTTAGAGACTTGGTAGCGAGTCTTGAAATTCCTTCCTAGTTTCTTGACAAAGACTCGAATCAAATACATACGAAAAAAAGTGACGaaagtataagaaaattataaactatacgagaataaaagaaaagattcgATGAAGActctttttttagtaaaaagaagaaagaaaaacttatcTGAGTGCGGGAGCCGAGTCTACTGATCACGCCATgcaatttgaattgattttcagACTTGGCTATCCAATCTATTCATCAACCATTATAGATCATTCAATCTTGATGTGGAATCCCGACACTTAATGAagccataaataattttgaaccGTTATTCACTTTGTGATATTCACGAAGGTCGTCGCCACTAAAACTCTATCATGTTAATTGCTCCAGCTCATGCTCGCCCTATGGTGCATGTCAGAATTTTCACTAATAAGATTCTCTCATATTCAACTCCTTTTCGCCTTACGGTACCCACTTAGGGTTTTCACCAATAAGactctctcatttttatttctttctactCACATTTGTCTTATGGTGCCCATTCAGGATTTTTATCTACCCTTAACCAACATACTCTCGACATATCAAGGGTTGATGCAAAGACATTTCTTTGATTGACTTTAGATGATAGGGTTAATTTTGAGCTTTGAGATGAGAGACCAAATGAATAAACAAACGACTTTTGCCCCAGTTTActacaatatgaattttttgatttgtatttgGTTGAACCGAACCAAACAGTAGTGCTTCCTACGTATCTTGCCGAAACAAGAATcgggtcgaacgtagttcaggtaattttttttgaaaagtcaaGGAAACAGCATAACCAAGAGATTCAATTGAATCAACCCTTGAAATATCTACCAAACATAAGGGTTTCTAATGTCGAAAATCAAATCATATGTAATATCTTTTCACAACATCAGCATTGACAACCGTTTCTGTCACTTTGCCTTATATATCTGCTAAGTAAAGAGCACCATTGGGTAATACCCTTTAACAACTAATGGTCTTTtccaatttggagaaaatttgcCTTTGGTTTCGGCATGATGTGGAAAAATACGTCTCAACACTAATTGACCCTCTTCGAAATGTCTGGGACGCACCTTTTTGTTGTATGCTCGTGCCATTCTATTCTGATATGATTGTCCATGACATACTGATGTCAGAcgcttctcatcaatcaaactCCATTGCTCTAACCGAGTTGTGATCCACTCATTATCACCAATTTCAGCCTCCACAACAATTCGTAAAGAAGAGATCTCAATCTCTGCAGGTATAACTGCTTCAATCCCGTAAACCAGTGAATATGGGGTAGCTCCCACTGACGTACGAACTGTAGTGCGATAACCCAACAAAGCAAAAGgcaacttttcatgccattgtcGAGAACTTTGCACCATCTTACGaagtatcttttttatatttttgttagcaGCCTCTACAGCCCCGTTTGCCTTTAGGCGATACGGAGTCGAACTTCGATGCTCAATCTTAAATTGGTAGCATACCTCTTGCATTAAGTGGATGTTGAGATTTGCAACGTTATCAGTTATTATCACCTTTGGAATACCAAACTGACAGATGATGTTGAAATGGATGAAATCCACCACGACCTTCTTGGTCACAGACTTGAAAGTtactgcttccacccactttgTAAAATAATCAATGGCCACCAAGAAGAACCTGTGACCATTAGATGCTTTTGGTTCTATCGGTCCAATCACATACATTCCCCATTCCACGAAAGGCCATGGAGCAGACATTGCATGCAACTCAGACGGGGGAGAATGTATCAAATCACCATGTATTTGACATTCATGATATTTACGAACAAATCGCATGGAATCCCGCTCCATGGTGAGCAAATAATATCCTGCTCGAAGTatcttcttggctagaacataTCCATTCATATGAGGTCCACAAACTCTTGAGTGTACTTCAATCATGATTGTGGAAGCCTCTTGAGCATTTACACACCTTAGAAGATCTAAATCGAGTGTCTTCTTGTACAATATGCTTCTGCTTAAGAAAAAACCCTTGCTAGTCGTCAAATAGTCCTTTTTTGATTACTAGTTACATCCGACGGACATTCTCCAGACTGAAGATATGTTTTGATATCATGAAACCAAGGCTTACCATCAAATTCCTCCTCAATCATGTTGCAATAAGCATGTTGATCATGAATTTGTATGTATAAAGGGTCGATACGAGCGTCATCAGGGTGTTGGAGCATCGAAGATAAAGTGGCCAATGCATCTGCAATCTCATTGTGCACTCTGCGAATGTGTCTAAACTTTATCGACACGAATCATTGAAAAAGACCTTGTAAACAATGTTTATATGGTATGAGCTTTATGTCTCGAGTTTTCCGTTctccttgaatttgatgaactaCTATGTCTGAGTCTCCTAACACTAAGAATTCTTGGATGCCCATGTCAACAGCTAACCTCAGACCCAAAATGCAGGCTTAATATTCAGACATATTATTAATACAATAGAATCTAAGTTGTGCTGATATAGGGTAATATTCCCCTGATTCAGACATAAGAATAGCTCTTATTCCAACTCCTTTCCTGTTAGAGGCACCATCAAAGAATAACTTCCAACCTTTATTGTTATCGTGAATAACTTCATCGATACAAGATATCTCTTCGTCTAGAAAATAGGTTTTAAGtggttcatattcttcatcaGTAGGGTTCTCTGCCAACTGATCTTCCAATGCTTGAGCTTTCATTCCGGTCCGCGTTACATAGATAATGTCAAACTCTGTGAGCAATATTTGCCATTTCGCAAGCCTGCTTATGGGCATgggcttttgaaaaatatatttcaacggGTCCATACGAGAGATGAGATAAGTAGTCTAAGATGAAAGATAATGTTTCAACTTCTGTGCTACCCAAGTTAGGGCAAAATACATTCTTTCAAGAAGGGTGTACTTCGCTTCGTAAACGGTTAACTTCTTGCTGAGGTAATAATGGCGAGCTCTTTCTTCCCAGTATCATCATGCTGACCCAATACACAACCAAAAGAATTATCCAGTACtgacatatacaatatcaaagGACATCCTGGCTCGGGAGGAACCATCACAGGGGGATTCGATAGGTAATTCTTAATTCTTTCAAAAGCTTCTACATTCTTCGGTCAACTCGACTGTGCCATTCTTTTTCAACAACTTAAAGATAGGCTCACAAGTTGTTGTGAGTTGAGCAATGAATCTGCTGATGTAGTTTAACCTTCCTAGAAGGCTCATAACCTCAGTTTTGTTCTTTGGAGGTGGCAATTAGTGaattgcttttatttttgaaggatccaaCTCGATACCTCTTGGACTGACTATAAACCCCAAAATCTTCCCCGATGGTACTCCAAATACACATTTTGCAGGATTAAGCTTGAGATTATACCTGCGGATCCTTTCGAGGAATAGTCTTTCACATGATTTGACTGTTTTTTAGATTTAATGATaacatcatccacataaactttGATTTCTCTATGCATCATATCGTGAAACATGGTTGTCATTGCTCTCATAT
The window above is part of the Solanum pennellii chromosome 5, SPENNV200 genome. Proteins encoded here:
- the LOC107019632 gene encoding uncharacterized protein K02A2.6-like, coding for MIEVHSRVCGPHMNGYVLAKKILRAGYYLLTMERDSMRFVRKYHECQIHGDLIHSPPSELHAMSAPWPFVEWGMYVIGPIEPKASNGHRFFLVAIDYFTKWVEAVTFKSVTKKVVVDFIHFNIICQFGIPKVIITDNVANLNIHLMQEVCYQFKIEHRSSTPYRLKANGAVEAANKNIKKILRKMVQSSRQWHEKLPFALLGYRTTVRTSVGATPYSLVYGIEAVIPAEIEISSLRIVVEAEIGDNEWITTRLEQWSLIDEKRLTSVCHGQSYQNRMARAYNKKVRPRHFEEGQLVLRRIFPHHAETKGKFSPNWKRPLVVKGYYPMVLFT